From the genome of Thermodesulfobacteriota bacterium, one region includes:
- a CDS encoding lysophospholipid acyltransferase family protein: MIFRTIITWGLGIPVTLVLFVFALIGGITDPSGKTVHKVGTLWVKAILMLAGVKVEVRGLENIPAGTVILASNHRGTFDIPVLQANLPVPFHWVAKKGLFDVPIIGWTMRLAGYVPIHMDGAAKAFRSISDASEKLKAGTSLFMFPEGTRNVKDELLPFKRGCFMLAVKSGVPIVPIAISGTRDIMRLGGVLIRPATARLYVGELIPSKGPDGPVDERELKEKTRAAIEKGLSIITADKTPGQNLLSEPPE, from the coding sequence ATGATTTTCCGGACGATTATCACCTGGGGGCTCGGCATCCCCGTAACGCTCGTACTCTTCGTCTTCGCGCTTATCGGAGGCATTACGGACCCGAGCGGCAAGACGGTCCATAAGGTGGGGACCTTATGGGTCAAGGCAATCCTCATGCTCGCGGGCGTAAAGGTGGAGGTCCGGGGGCTTGAGAACATACCCGCCGGGACGGTAATCCTCGCGTCCAACCACCGGGGCACCTTCGACATACCCGTGCTTCAGGCCAACCTTCCCGTACCGTTCCACTGGGTGGCCAAGAAGGGGCTCTTCGACGTCCCCATCATCGGCTGGACCATGAGGCTCGCCGGCTACGTCCCCATACACATGGACGGCGCGGCGAAGGCCTTCCGGAGCATCAGCGACGCCTCGGAGAAGCTCAAGGCCGGCACCTCGCTCTTCATGTTCCCCGAGGGCACGAGGAACGTAAAGGACGAACTGCTGCCCTTTAAGCGCGGCTGCTTCATGCTCGCCGTAAAGAGCGGCGTGCCGATCGTGCCGATCGCAATAAGCGGCACCCGCGATATCATGCGGCTCGGGGGCGTGCTCATAAGGCCTGCGACCGCGAGGCTGTACGTCGGCGAGCTAATCCCCTCGAAGGGGCCGGACGGGCCGGTGGACGAAAGGGAGTTGAAAGAAAAAACAAGGGCGGCGATCGAGAAGGGGCTCTCCATAATAACGGCCGACAAAACGCCTGGCCAAAACCTGCTGAGTGAACCTCCTGAGTAA
- a CDS encoding class I SAM-dependent methyltransferase has translation MATSSTSIDKKKVTRGHGFLENFLAGLRAKKAESRIPPASRKGRILDVGCGSYPLFLMGTEFSEKFGVDQTVTPDIREELSRSGIALVNHDFEHEGSLPFQEDHFDVVTMLATIEHIEPRSVTSLLGDVRRVMVPGGALILTTPLAWTDGLLRVMAKLRLVSPVELEDHKDIYTPEKMVSLLREGGFEEENIRFEYFELFMNMCVVAAK, from the coding sequence ATGGCGACTTCGAGCACCAGTATAGACAAAAAAAAGGTTACGAGGGGACATGGTTTTCTCGAAAATTTCCTTGCCGGACTAAGGGCGAAGAAGGCCGAATCCCGCATCCCCCCCGCCTCCCGCAAGGGACGCATACTGGATGTAGGATGCGGCAGCTACCCGCTCTTCCTTATGGGGACGGAGTTCAGCGAGAAGTTCGGCGTCGACCAGACCGTAACCCCCGACATACGCGAAGAGCTCTCACGGTCCGGTATAGCCCTGGTAAACCACGACTTCGAACACGAAGGCAGCCTCCCCTTCCAGGAAGACCACTTCGACGTCGTCACCATGCTCGCGACCATCGAGCACATAGAGCCCCGGTCGGTCACCTCACTCCTGGGCGACGTCCGCCGGGTCATGGTGCCCGGTGGAGCGCTTATCCTGACCACGCCGCTCGCCTGGACCGACGGCCTCCTCCGGGTGATGGCGAAGCTCAGGCTCGTCAGCCCGGTCGAACTGGAAGACCACAAGGACATCTACACCCCCGAGAAGATGGTGTCTCTGCTCCGCGAGGGCGGCTTCGAGGAGGAGAATATACGGTTCGAGTACTTCGAGCTCTTCATGAACATGTGCGTCGTGGCGGCGAAGTAA
- the nth gene encoding endonuclease III: MEDTDISKVVSVLKKEIKRFKVPAVTVVSERTRDPFRVLISCLLSLRTKDEVTAAASARLFDLASTPKETAALTTGVIEKAIYPAGFYRTKARIIKDISRELAEEHGSKVPDTIEGLLKLKGVGRKTANLVVTLGFGKPGICVDTHVHRITNRWGYVKTKNPEETETALREKLPKRHWIPINDLLVTYGQNLCKPVSPHCSECRLFEFCERKGVIKSR, from the coding sequence ATGGAGGATACGGATATATCAAAGGTCGTCTCGGTCTTAAAGAAGGAGATAAAGCGCTTCAAGGTCCCGGCCGTGACCGTGGTCTCCGAGCGTACGCGCGATCCCTTCCGGGTACTTATTTCGTGCCTCTTGAGTTTGAGAACAAAGGATGAGGTGACGGCTGCGGCCTCGGCGCGGCTCTTCGATCTGGCATCCACGCCAAAGGAGACAGCCGCCCTTACGACGGGCGTAATCGAGAAGGCCATCTATCCGGCGGGTTTTTATCGCACCAAGGCCCGGATTATAAAGGATATATCGAGGGAGCTTGCCGAAGAGCACGGCTCAAAGGTGCCGGATACCATAGAGGGTCTTTTGAAGCTTAAAGGCGTGGGTCGTAAGACCGCGAACCTCGTCGTTACTCTGGGTTTCGGCAAGCCCGGCATCTGCGTGGACACGCACGTGCACAGGATTACGAACCGCTGGGGTTATGTGAAGACGAAGAACCCCGAAGAGACGGAAACGGCGCTGCGCGAAAAGCTCCCGAAACGCCACTGGATACCTATAAACGACCTCCTCGTAACCTACGGCCAGAACCTCTGCAAGCCCGTAAGCCCGCACTGCTCGGAGTGCAGGTTGTTTGAGTTTTGCGAGAGGAAGGGGGTTATTAAGAGTCGGTAG